Proteins encoded within one genomic window of Amorphoplanes friuliensis DSM 7358:
- a CDS encoding serine/threonine protein kinase, whose protein sequence is MNGTGLDEPATVDLSGRCVGNSYILICPVGQGATGTVWRGIERTSGEQVAVKLLHEGLLRQPKLVTRFVQERTILMLVKHENIVGVRDLFSAGESLGLVMDFVAGGSLRERLRSDGTLAPGEAARLLAQVAAALAEAHALGVVHRDVKPDNILLQAGDTRADVRLTDFGIARVIDAAGLTTPHSIIGTPHYMAPEVITGGDACAAADVYALGVVLYELVAGRTPYAGEPLAVLRRHLDDEPDRPAGMPDRIWSVIESCLDKDPAGRPAAGDLATVLRDLARILASEPALPPPLDHADETVLTPAVRATPPRAPEGGPARRRRPPNSPRSWVWGRRNGMIVALVAGAALIAGIGGYQAFQQRDAGSVRTDAGPAPAQGLGTGGGAAVLPTPLTSGSAPPAGAAPQSGAGALGAATPTTTRAGGRSAPPRAVAPSAPLVPKPGVTPPAPGKVEGEAEYGPYQCADTNSWSLGHPVLAKPCYAFGDAVRIIGNMEATPGIQVDITMSVRDAGTQAVAAGPYTCKGLMFTDLAMEHVCGPFEVNIPHGDTYYVEESWEYTGRDLIPSGTAKSPEFTW, encoded by the coding sequence TTGAACGGGACCGGGCTGGACGAGCCCGCCACCGTCGACCTCAGCGGCCGGTGCGTCGGCAATTCGTACATCCTGATCTGCCCGGTGGGTCAGGGGGCGACCGGGACCGTGTGGCGGGGGATCGAACGGACCTCGGGCGAGCAGGTCGCCGTGAAACTGCTGCACGAGGGGCTGCTGCGGCAGCCGAAGCTGGTCACCCGCTTCGTTCAGGAACGCACGATCCTGATGCTGGTCAAGCACGAGAACATCGTCGGCGTCCGGGACCTCTTCAGCGCGGGGGAGTCGCTGGGCCTGGTCATGGACTTCGTTGCCGGGGGCAGCCTGCGCGAACGGCTGCGCTCGGACGGCACCCTCGCCCCCGGCGAGGCCGCGCGGCTGCTGGCCCAGGTCGCGGCGGCCCTGGCCGAGGCGCACGCGCTCGGGGTCGTGCACCGCGACGTCAAACCCGACAACATCCTGCTCCAGGCCGGCGACACCCGCGCCGACGTGCGCCTCACCGACTTCGGCATCGCCCGTGTGATCGACGCCGCCGGCCTCACCACCCCGCACTCCATCATCGGTACGCCGCACTACATGGCCCCCGAGGTCATCACCGGCGGTGACGCCTGCGCAGCCGCCGACGTGTACGCCCTCGGCGTTGTCCTCTACGAACTCGTCGCCGGGCGTACGCCGTACGCGGGAGAGCCGCTCGCCGTCCTGCGCCGCCACCTGGACGACGAGCCGGACCGGCCCGCCGGCATGCCCGACCGGATCTGGTCGGTGATCGAGTCCTGCCTCGACAAGGACCCTGCCGGGCGGCCCGCGGCCGGTGACCTCGCCACCGTCCTGCGCGACCTGGCCCGCATCCTGGCGTCCGAGCCCGCCCTGCCCCCGCCGCTGGACCACGCCGACGAGACCGTGCTGACCCCGGCCGTCCGCGCGACACCACCCCGAGCCCCCGAGGGCGGCCCGGCGCGCCGCCGCCGCCCGCCGAACAGCCCGCGGAGCTGGGTCTGGGGCCGCCGCAACGGCATGATCGTCGCCCTCGTCGCGGGCGCCGCCCTGATCGCGGGCATCGGCGGCTACCAGGCCTTCCAGCAGCGCGACGCGGGCTCCGTGCGGACCGACGCCGGTCCCGCGCCCGCACAAGGACTGGGCACCGGCGGTGGTGCCGCCGTGCTGCCGACACCCCTGACCTCCGGCTCGGCCCCACCCGCCGGCGCCGCGCCGCAGTCGGGCGCCGGTGCGCTGGGAGCGGCCACACCCACAACGACCAGGGCCGGGGGCAGATCCGCGCCGCCCCGCGCTGTCGCTCCGTCGGCCCCACTCGTTCCCAAGCCGGGAGTGACCCCGCCCGCACCCGGCAAAGTGGAGGGTGAGGCCGAGTACGGCCCGTACCAGTGCGCGGACACGAACAGCTGGAGCCTGGGCCACCCCGTCCTCGCCAAACCGTGTTACGCCTTCGGCGACGCGGTCCGCATCATCGGCAACATGGAGGCCACCCCGGGCATCCAGGTCGACATCACCATGTCGGTCCGCGACGCCGGCACGCAGGCGGTCGCCGCCGGCCCGTACACGTGCAAAGGCCTGATGTTCACCGACCTGGCCATGGAACACGTGTGCGGCCCGTTCGAGGTCAACATCCCGCACGGCGACACCTACTACGTCGAGGAATCCTGGGAATACACCGGCCGCGACCTGATCCCCAGCGGCACCGCCAAGAGCCCCGAATTCACCTGGTGA
- a CDS encoding SDR family oxidoreductase, with protein MMIARGLLQAGARVVISSRDAGACAQAQEQLSGFGEVRAIPADLSRHDECRRLAGLVTAGSERLDILVNNAGAMWDEPLETFPDAGWDTVVDLNLKAPFWLVQALLPALRKAGSADNPARIVNIGSIAAIHVPHRPNYSYSSSKAALHQLTRVLARELGPQHVTVNAVAPGAFPSAMMAATLDELGEAIAAAAPLRRIGRDDDMAGVAVFLSGRAGAYLTGAVIPVDGGIATTA; from the coding sequence ATGATGATCGCGCGTGGCCTTCTCCAGGCCGGCGCCCGCGTGGTGATCAGCTCACGCGACGCCGGAGCGTGCGCTCAGGCGCAGGAACAGCTGTCCGGCTTCGGTGAGGTGCGGGCCATCCCGGCCGACCTGTCCCGCCACGATGAGTGCCGACGGCTGGCCGGCCTCGTCACCGCCGGCTCGGAGCGTCTCGACATCCTGGTCAACAACGCGGGCGCCATGTGGGACGAGCCGCTCGAGACGTTTCCGGACGCGGGTTGGGACACGGTCGTCGATCTGAACCTGAAGGCGCCGTTCTGGCTGGTCCAGGCGCTTCTGCCCGCGCTTCGCAAGGCGGGCAGCGCCGACAATCCGGCGCGGATCGTCAACATCGGCAGCATCGCCGCCATCCACGTCCCCCACCGGCCCAACTACTCGTACTCCAGCAGCAAGGCCGCGCTTCATCAGCTCACCCGGGTGCTGGCCAGGGAGTTGGGACCGCAGCACGTCACCGTGAACGCCGTGGCGCCGGGAGCGTTCCCGTCGGCGATGATGGCGGCAACCCTCGACGAGTTGGGCGAGGCGATCGCAGCGGCGGCCCCGCTACGCCGGATCGGCCGTGACGACGACATGGCGGGTGTCGCCGTCTTCCTCTCCGGCCGGGCCGGCGCCTACCTGACGGGAGCGGTGATTCCCGTCGACGGCGGCATCGCCACCACCGCGTAG
- a CDS encoding class I SAM-dependent methyltransferase: MNSPIPPAHLVRNLALYQRRDAVADTLALNEIYLRILRVPGVLMEFGTQWGRRLAVLAALRETYEPYDYTRVIVGFDTFEGFPDPHDYDGSFEEIHRGGMAVTPGYEEHLAEVLRAHDRESHQSDRERFELRRGDVRKTLPDYLVERPETIVGLAYFDLDLYEPTKACLEIIRPRLVPGSVLAFDQLGHRDYPGETVGFLESLGVQPSAVEKLNYSRSPTLVTI, from the coding sequence ATGAACTCACCGATCCCACCGGCTCACCTGGTCCGCAATCTTGCGCTCTACCAGCGCCGGGACGCCGTGGCCGACACGCTCGCGCTCAACGAGATCTACCTCAGGATCCTGCGGGTGCCGGGCGTGCTGATGGAGTTCGGCACCCAGTGGGGACGCCGGCTCGCGGTCCTCGCGGCCCTGCGGGAGACGTACGAGCCGTACGACTACACGCGTGTGATCGTCGGCTTCGACACGTTCGAGGGATTCCCCGACCCGCACGACTACGACGGCTCGTTCGAGGAGATCCACCGGGGCGGGATGGCTGTCACCCCCGGTTACGAAGAGCATCTCGCCGAGGTTCTGCGGGCGCACGACCGGGAGAGTCACCAGTCGGACCGCGAACGGTTCGAGTTGCGCCGCGGTGACGTGCGCAAGACGCTGCCGGACTATCTGGTCGAGCGTCCCGAGACCATCGTCGGGCTCGCCTATTTCGACCTGGACCTCTACGAGCCGACCAAGGCCTGCCTGGAGATCATCCGGCCCCGGCTGGTGCCGGGCAGTGTGCTGGCGTTCGACCAGCTCGGCCATCGTGATTACCCGGGCGAGACGGTCGGCTTTCTCGAGTCGCTCGGGGTGCAGCCGTCGGCGGTGGAGAAACTGAACTACTCCCGGTCGCCGACACTCGTGACGATCTGA
- a CDS encoding serine hydrolase domain-containing protein: MPLNRRVLLGAGFAATVAGCGSGDSSPQAGPTWAEPAAPPEPALAGGTPTRPAPAVTDRPAGEAVVAATYGDKVKSVLAKYLKPTSDNPRHPGYAGAVALVMVDGRTTVHTAAGHALRYKAGPVELDASKRVTMKTDAIFDVASLTKVYTAILVLQLVDRGKVELDAPVQKYLPEFTGTGKGAITIAMLLAHTSALPVGAKVTGLPDNTARWKSVLSTPLVKGGVPGTTFRYSSVGLMVLGRLVEKLTGKSLDKALRDNLTTPLGLKDTGFLPLKWVGAKNRLVATDARSSRGLLRGTVHDDVCNHLGGVAGHAGIFATARDVAVIGQMLLNGGTHNGKRILTSATVRKMLTNVNKGKPAIDPERPKRTADHGLGVEMNQSWFMGKLSTAATFGHTGFTGTSLLVEPRRKLVLVLLTNRAHPNWSWSDPDTHRVAVANAVAGGVR; this comes from the coding sequence GTGCCCTTGAATCGACGAGTGCTGCTCGGCGCCGGATTTGCCGCGACCGTGGCCGGCTGCGGCAGCGGTGACAGCAGCCCGCAGGCCGGGCCGACCTGGGCCGAGCCGGCCGCCCCGCCCGAGCCGGCGCTCGCCGGCGGCACGCCGACCCGTCCGGCGCCGGCCGTCACGGATCGCCCGGCCGGTGAGGCCGTCGTCGCGGCCACCTACGGCGACAAGGTCAAGTCGGTCCTGGCCAAGTACCTCAAGCCGACCTCCGACAACCCCAGACATCCCGGGTACGCCGGAGCCGTCGCCCTCGTCATGGTCGACGGCCGCACCACGGTCCACACCGCAGCCGGGCACGCGCTGCGCTACAAGGCCGGACCCGTCGAGCTGGACGCGAGCAAACGGGTCACCATGAAAACCGACGCGATCTTCGATGTGGCCTCCCTGACGAAGGTCTACACCGCGATCCTCGTGCTCCAGCTCGTCGACCGGGGCAAGGTCGAGCTGGACGCGCCCGTGCAGAAGTATCTGCCGGAGTTCACCGGCACGGGCAAGGGCGCGATCACGATCGCCATGCTGCTGGCGCACACCAGTGCCCTGCCGGTCGGGGCCAAGGTCACCGGCCTGCCGGACAACACGGCCCGCTGGAAGTCCGTGCTGAGCACGCCGCTGGTCAAGGGTGGTGTGCCGGGGACGACCTTCCGGTATTCCAGTGTGGGGCTGATGGTGCTGGGGCGCCTCGTGGAGAAGCTCACGGGCAAGTCCCTGGACAAGGCCCTCCGCGACAACCTGACCACCCCGCTGGGGCTGAAGGACACCGGCTTCCTGCCCCTCAAGTGGGTCGGCGCCAAGAACCGCCTGGTGGCGACCGATGCCCGCTCGTCCCGCGGCCTGCTCCGCGGCACCGTCCACGACGACGTCTGCAACCACCTCGGCGGCGTCGCCGGTCACGCCGGCATCTTCGCCACCGCCAGGGACGTCGCGGTCATCGGCCAGATGCTCCTCAACGGCGGCACCCACAACGGCAAGCGCATCCTGACGTCGGCCACGGTCCGGAAGATGCTCACCAACGTCAACAAAGGCAAACCCGCGATCGACCCGGAACGCCCGAAGCGCACCGCCGACCACGGCCTCGGCGTCGAAATGAACCAGTCGTGGTTCATGGGCAAACTCTCCACCGCGGCGACCTTCGGCCACACGGGCTTCACGGGCACGTCCCTGCTGGTCGAGCCCCGCCGCAAGCTGGTCCTGGTCCTGCTCACCAACCGCGCCCACCCCAACTGGTCCTGGTCCGACCCCGACACCCACCGCGTGGCCGTAGCCAACGCCGTCGCCGGCGGCGTCCGCTAG
- a CDS encoding helix-turn-helix transcriptional regulator translates to MTDSERRERAAEVREFLGTRRARITPQQAGLPVFGANRRVTGLRREEVALLAGMSIDYYIRLERGNLSGASDSVLDSLSYALQLDDAERAYLYDLARAVSASQRRPPAATGRVRPMVLRMLDAMTDLPAYLRNGRFDIVAANSLGRALYAPVYDSPLFAQRGPVNVARFLFLDPGSADFWPRWEKAADDSVAFLRTETGRWPHDKGLTDLIGELSTRSDEFARRWARHDVKFNRSGVKHLRHPLVGDLVLPYEALDLPADPGLRITVYSPEAGSPERQALDLLASWTSTTALEH, encoded by the coding sequence GTGACCGACAGTGAGAGGCGTGAGCGGGCCGCCGAGGTGCGGGAGTTTCTCGGTACGCGTCGCGCCCGCATCACGCCCCAGCAGGCCGGGTTGCCCGTCTTCGGTGCCAATCGCCGGGTGACGGGGTTGCGCCGCGAAGAGGTGGCCCTGCTGGCCGGGATGAGCATCGACTACTACATCCGCCTCGAGCGCGGGAACCTGAGCGGCGCCTCGGACTCGGTGCTGGACTCGCTGTCCTATGCGCTCCAGCTCGACGATGCCGAACGGGCCTACCTCTACGACCTGGCCCGCGCCGTCAGCGCATCGCAGCGCCGGCCGCCCGCTGCGACCGGGCGGGTCCGGCCGATGGTTCTGCGGATGCTCGACGCGATGACCGACCTGCCGGCGTACCTCCGCAACGGGCGGTTCGACATCGTCGCCGCCAACTCTCTCGGCCGGGCCCTGTACGCCCCGGTCTACGACTCCCCGCTGTTCGCGCAGCGTGGTCCGGTCAACGTCGCGCGGTTCCTGTTCCTCGACCCCGGTTCGGCCGACTTCTGGCCCCGGTGGGAGAAGGCCGCGGACGACTCGGTCGCCTTCCTGCGTACCGAGACCGGCCGCTGGCCGCACGACAAGGGCCTGACGGACCTGATCGGGGAGCTCTCCACGCGGAGCGACGAGTTCGCGCGGCGCTGGGCCAGGCACGACGTGAAGTTCAACCGCTCCGGTGTGAAGCACCTCCGCCACCCGCTCGTGGGCGACCTGGTCCTGCCCTACGAAGCCCTCGACCTGCCCGCCGACCCGGGGCTCCGCATCACCGTCTACTCGCCCGAGGCCGGCTCACCCGAACGCCAGGCCCTCGATCTCCTGGCCAGCTGGACCAGCACGACCGCACTCGAGCACTGA